The sequence CAATCGTTCCTCGGGTGCAACAACTGCACCCGGCTTAATAGTTTTTCCGTCTCCGTGGACGTCCCAGCCAAAGTTACTCACGAGCTCTCATTATGGCCCACCAGAGCACGGAAACCTAAGCGAGACTAGGCCTGTGAATCCTCTACCCGGTAGTCGGTGAGCTCGGCGGCCACGGAGGCGGGCAGGCGGACGTCGACAAGCGTGCCCTCCCCCGAGTATTCCTCACTGCGCACGGTACCTTCCGCGTGGAGACGTGCCACCACGTCCCCGCGGGTAAACGGAATGAGCAGCTGCACGTGCTCGTCGCGGGAATTGAGGAAGAGCTCCACCCGGGCGGTGAGCTCATCCACTCCCTCGCCCGTTTTCGCCGAAACGTAGACAACATTGTCGCGGTCGAGGACATGGCGCAGCTCCGCCAGCACGAGCGGATCAGCCTGGTCAATCTTGTTAATGACGATGATTTCCGGTGGGGCTTCCTCGCCCGTCTCCTTCACGATGTCGTAGATGACGTTGTTCACCGCTTCAATCTGCTTGAGCGGGAACGGATCAGAACCGTCGACCACGTGCAGCATAAGGTCAGCCGCGAGCACCTCCTCAAGGGTGGACTTGAAGGCTTCCACCAGCTGAGTGGGCAAGTGACGCACGAAGCCGACGGTGTCGGTGAAGACGACCTGGCGGCCGTCGGCAAGCTCGGCGCGGCGAGTGGTCGGATCAAGCGTGGCGAACAAGGCATCCTCAACGAGCACACCCGCGCCCGTCATCGCGTTGATGAGCGAGGATTTTCCGGCATTGGTGTAGCCGGCGATCGCAATCTGCGGCACGGTGGAGCGCTGACGCTTCGAGCGCTTAACCTCGCGTGCGGTCTTCATCGCCTTCAGTTCCTTGCGCAACAACGCCATCTGGGTACGGATGCGGCGACGATCCGTCTCAATCTTTGTCTCACCAGGACCACGCAGGCCGACTCCGCCGTTGGAACCCGCACGACCACCTGCCTGACGCGAGAGGTTGCCGCCCCAACCACGCGTGTGCGTGTAGAGGTACTCCAACTGTGCCAGTGAAACCTGGGCTTTACCCTCCTTGGACTTTGCGTGCTGCGCAAAGATGTCCAGAATGAGCATGGTGCGGTCAATGACCTTGGTGTTGAGCGCACGTTCAAGGGCAGAGAGCTGGCCGGGGGTGAGCTCACCATCGCACACCACGGTATCCGCGCCTGTGGCGGCGACGATGTCCTTGAGCTCCGCGGCCTTGCCTGAACCAATGTAGGTACCGGGGTCTGGCTTCTCTCTCTTCTGGTACAACGCCTCCACGACTTCGGCGCCAGCAGTTTCCGTCAGCGCGGCAAGCTCCGCCATCGTGGCCTCTACTTCGGCCACGGTTCCCTCGGTCCACACGCCGACGAGGATCACTCGCTCCAATCGGAGTTTTCGGTACTCCACCTCGTATCCGTCAGTGGTGTCCTCGGCACGGATGGTGGTATCCCGCGTCACACGGCGGAAGGCGTTGCGCTCGGCAAGATCCAAATCACCCGTCGTCGGGTCCTGCGAAGAAGGAGCAGGCTCTCCGAAGGCCTGCGCGAGGAGTTCATCATGGGTCTGTTTCGTCATATGTTCCCTATTCTTCCACGTCGGGGCCGTAATGCGGGAATTGCGGTCCTCTCGATCCGGTGACAGGAGGTGCCTGGGGCCATTTTTGACTCCCATTGACTGGGGATACAATGGTGGCCATGACCGTCAACCACAAGACCCATCCAGAAATGCGGGCCATCGGCCTCAACTATGAACGCTGGCAGGACGCCGTTGAGGCAGCGATTTCCACCAACCAATTGGCGGTGACCGGTGAGGTACGGGGTGGACAGCTCATCCAGTTTGCGGATGCCTCCGGCGCACAGATCAACATCTTGGCGGTCGAGCCTTTTGCCACCTTCATTGGTTTTGAGTCCGTGACCCAGGGTTTCGCCCACGTATCCATGATCAATGACGTCCTAGCTTATCTCGACATTATCGATCCCTTTGGCACTGTTGTGGCGCAGGCTACGGCAAACTTGGCACAGGGTCCGCTGCTTGTCGACGAAGACACGCAGCAGTGGCAACAAGTGGAACTCACCGCCCTGGGCCTCGATGTCGCTCGCTTTGACAGCACCGAGGCCTATGAAGCGGAGAAAGGCTCCTTCCCCGCTACCTTCGAGTCGGAAGGTGCTCAGATCGTCGCCTCCGGATCTGGTGCTGCGGCTCCTACCCCTGGTTGCACGTTTGCTGCCCGCGTTATGGAGTCTGAGTGGCGCCACAACCAGCTCACGGGACAGCGCTTCATGCACCTTGTCATGGATGGTGTTTTCCCCTTCGACCTGTGTCTTCCGGAAAGCTTCGGAGAGCTGCCGGACAAGGATTCTGTCCTGGCCGGCACGGCCATGCTCACAGCGTCTATCGCCATGCCGACTGGCGGCTGCGGTGGTGAAGGCGGTTGTGGCTGTGGGTCCGGCGGCTGCGGCGGTCACTAAGGCTCAACTCTAGAGGGTTCATCTCTAGGGCTTTTGCCGTAAAGTTGAAACTATGAACTTTTCTGCATCTCAGCGTCGTGGGTTCGCCCTGCTCCTCGCCGCGGTTACGGCCGTGGTGCTGGTAGTGACGCTGAAGCTGCAGGGAGTTATTCTCGCTGTTCTCGTCTGCGGAGCGCTGTGGCTCTTTGCAGATTCCCGCCCGAATGCTTCCGAACACGCCGCGCTGCGCGCATCAATTGCGCTGACGGTAGAGGACATCACCGACGTCATCGAGGATTACACCACGTTCGCAACGAGTGAGGATTCTGATGCGCTGGCGGATCGCACGCTACACCGCCCTGCGCTTGTCGACGTTGACTGTACCAACCCATCCATCGAAGCCTTCCACTATGAGATGCACGGCGCGCAGCGGTTCCTTCGTCGCCTCAATGCCCGAGTCAACGCCCCGGACATCGAAACGGGCGAGTTGGAGTCTTTGCTCAAGGTTGCAGATGAGCGTGCAGCCGAACTCAAGGAATGCTGGCTGTCCGCGCGCCGCGCCGCACTGGCATTAGGCACAGACTACAAATAAGCGCCAAGCTTCGTTCACGCTGAGCCCGCCTCAGCCACTACAGCGTGGTCTCGCCGGTGGCCACGATGCGCGACGGGCCAGTGAGTGTCGAGCCTTCCTCAGTGATATCAACCGTCACCTCGCCACCAGGAACGATGACGCGCACGGAGCCGGTGGCATGGGAGGCATCGGCAAGCGCGGCGCATGCCGCCGCCACCGTACCGGTACCGCAGGAGCGGGTCTCCCCCACACCGCGCTCGAACACGCGCATGTGGATAACACCGTCCTGCAGGGGCGTCACGAGTTCGACATTGACACCTGCTGGAAAAAATTCAGTATCAATGACCGGTTGCTCCAGTGTCTTCTCCGCCAACGCCTCTGGACTCAGGCCCGGAAGCACTGCGGCCAAGTGGGGGTTTCCCATGTCCACGCCTAGTCCGGCGAAGCTCTCCCCCGCCATCGATGCGGTGGACACTCCCGTCACCGTTGCCGGCCCCATCTCCACGCTCACGTCCGCCTCGGCCTCCGTGCACGAATGCACAGTGACCTGCTTCGCCCCAGCGCGGGTTCCTACGGTGAAGGTGTCCTCCCCGACCAATCCGCGGGAGCGTACCCAGTGGGCAAAGACGCGCGTTCCGTTACCGCACATCTCCGCTACCGAGCCATCGGCGTTGCGGTAGTCCATAAACCAGTCCTGGTCATCGATTCCCGGCGCGAGTTCTTCAATTTCACCGGCTGCGAGCAGCTCTCCCGCACGGATGACGCGCAAAACGCCGTCACCGCCGATGCCGGCACGGCGATCACACAGTGCCCGCACCTTTTCCGCCGAAAGCGGCTGGGTTCCCTCAACAATGACGAAGTCGTTTTCGGTTCCGTGTCCCTTGGCAAAGTTCATGCTTTAAGAGTCTAACGGCTCGCGAGGACGCGCAAGGCCTCGTCCCGCGTATCACCCAGCGCATCCAACCATGAGATGCGCTTATCCCGGTTGAACCAGGCGCGTTGGCGGCGCACATAACGCCGTGTGCCGGTGATGGTGCGCTCCACGGCTTCCTCCCACGTGAGCTCGCCGCGCTGGGCTTGGAGCACTTGGGCGTAGCCGATGGCGCGCCCAGCGGTAGAGTCGGCGATAAGGCCCTGTGTTTGCAGCCGTTCCACTTCCTCCACGAGGCCTTTGTCAAACATCCGTCGGGTGCGCAATTCAATGCGAGGGTTGAGCCAGCTTGCTTCGGTGCGTAGGCCCAGGATGCGCGTACCCCAGCGCGGCGGTGCATCTTTGGGAGGCTGGCTGGCTTTGAATGGCTTGCCGGTGAGCTCGATGACTTCTAACGCTCGAACGGTGCGGCGAGGGTCCTTGTCCTCGATGATGTCTGCGGCGGCGGGATCGACCTCGGCGAGTTCGGCATGCAGCGCATCCGTCCCAATGTCGCAGCGGCGTGCTTCGATGCGAGCGCGCACCTCTGGGTCCGTGGGCGGGAAGTGCCAATCATCGACCAGCGACTGAACGTAGAGCATGGATCCACCCACAAGGATGGGGGTCTTGCCGCGTGCGAGGATGTCCTCGACATCAGCAATAGCAGAGGCCTGATATCGGGCGACCGAAGCTGTCTCGGTCACATCCCAGACATCTAGCTGGTGGTGTGGAATTCCCTCGCGCTCCTCCAAGGTCAGCTTCGCGGTTCCGATATCCATCCCTCGGTAGAGCTGCATGGAATCAACATTGACCACCTCTCCGTCCAGCTCGTGGGCCAAAGCCACGCCCAGCGCTGACTTTCCAGAAGCGGTGGGTCCCACCACCGCAATGGGGGTACGCGTCGACGTTGTCATCAGCGTTGCCACCCCGCCACATAACGACCTACCCCCAGGGTGGAATCGGCTGCCCGCAGCTCCGCATAATGCGGATGCACGGTAGCCAGTTGCGCCCACAACGACGTTTCGAGAACTCCAGCGTCGTGCAGCTTCTCCTCATCACAGTGGCTATCCGCCCCTGACAACACTGACTCACA is a genomic window of Corynebacterium singulare containing:
- the miaA gene encoding tRNA (adenosine(37)-N6)-dimethylallyltransferase MiaA — encoded protein: MTTSTRTPIAVVGPTASGKSALGVALAHELDGEVVNVDSMQLYRGMDIGTAKLTLEEREGIPHHQLDVWDVTETASVARYQASAIADVEDILARGKTPILVGGSMLYVQSLVDDWHFPPTDPEVRARIEARRCDIGTDALHAELAEVDPAAADIIEDKDPRRTVRALEVIELTGKPFKASQPPKDAPPRWGTRILGLRTEASWLNPRIELRTRRMFDKGLVEEVERLQTQGLIADSTAGRAIGYAQVLQAQRGELTWEEAVERTITGTRRYVRRQRAWFNRDKRISWLDALGDTRDEALRVLASR
- the hflX gene encoding GTPase HflX, which translates into the protein MTKQTHDELLAQAFGEPAPSSQDPTTGDLDLAERNAFRRVTRDTTIRAEDTTDGYEVEYRKLRLERVILVGVWTEGTVAEVEATMAELAALTETAGAEVVEALYQKREKPDPGTYIGSGKAAELKDIVAATGADTVVCDGELTPGQLSALERALNTKVIDRTMLILDIFAQHAKSKEGKAQVSLAQLEYLYTHTRGWGGNLSRQAGGRAGSNGGVGLRGPGETKIETDRRRIRTQMALLRKELKAMKTAREVKRSKRQRSTVPQIAIAGYTNAGKSSLINAMTGAGVLVEDALFATLDPTTRRAELADGRQVVFTDTVGFVRHLPTQLVEAFKSTLEEVLAADLMLHVVDGSDPFPLKQIEAVNNVIYDIVKETGEEAPPEIIVINKIDQADPLVLAELRHVLDRDNVVYVSAKTGEGVDELTARVELFLNSRDEHVQLLIPFTRGDVVARLHAEGTVRSEEYSGEGTLVDVRLPASVAAELTDYRVEDSQA
- the dapF gene encoding diaminopimelate epimerase; the protein is MNFAKGHGTENDFVIVEGTQPLSAEKVRALCDRRAGIGGDGVLRVIRAGELLAAGEIEELAPGIDDQDWFMDYRNADGSVAEMCGNGTRVFAHWVRSRGLVGEDTFTVGTRAGAKQVTVHSCTEAEADVSVEMGPATVTGVSTASMAGESFAGLGVDMGNPHLAAVLPGLSPEALAEKTLEQPVIDTEFFPAGVNVELVTPLQDGVIHMRVFERGVGETRSCGTGTVAAACAALADASHATGSVRVIVPGGEVTVDITEEGSTLTGPSRIVATGETTL